In the genome of Pempheris klunzingeri isolate RE-2024b chromosome 3, fPemKlu1.hap1, whole genome shotgun sequence, one region contains:
- the LOC139198685 gene encoding histone H2B 3-like — translation MPDAVKAPKKGSKKAVSKATKTGKKKRKTRKESYAIYVYKVLKQVHPDTGISSKAMLIMNSFVSDIFERIAGEASRLAHYNKRSTITSREIQTAVRLLLPGELAKHAVSEGTKAVTKYTSSK, via the coding sequence ATGCCAGACGCCGTGAAAGCTCCCAAGAAGGGCTCCAAGAAGGCCGTGTCTAAGGCCACCAAGACcggcaagaagaagaggaagaccagGAAGGAGAGCTACGCCATCTACGTGTACAAGGTCCTCAAGCAGGTCCACCCCGACACCGGCATCTCGTCCAAGGCCATGCTGATCATGAACTCGTTTGTCAGCGACATCTTTGAGCGCATCGCCGGTGAGGCCTCCCGTCTGGCTCACTACAACAAGcgctccaccatcacctccagggaGATCCAGACCGCCGTCCGCCTGCTGCTGCCCGGTGAGCTGGCCAAGCACGCCGTGTCCGAGGGCACCAAGGCTGTCACCAAGTACACCAGCTCCAAGTAA